A single genomic interval of Rhodopseudomonas palustris harbors:
- a CDS encoding response regulator transcription factor, which yields MRLLVVEDDPDLNRQLTTALTDAGYVVDRAFDGEEGHFLGDTEPYDAVVLDIGLPKMDGISVLEAWRRNSRAMPVLILTARDRWSDKVQGFDAGADDYVAKPFHLEEVLARIRALLRRSAGHAQSELTCGPVVLDTRTGRVSVSGNPVKLTSHEYRLLAYLMHHSGRVVSRTELVEHLYDQDFDRDSNTIEVFVGRIRKKLGVDIIQTVRGLGYLLSPPAADAH from the coding sequence GTGCGTCTGCTCGTCGTCGAAGATGACCCCGATCTCAACCGCCAGCTCACCACCGCGCTGACCGATGCCGGTTACGTGGTCGACCGCGCCTTCGATGGCGAGGAGGGGCATTTCCTCGGCGACACCGAGCCGTACGACGCCGTCGTGCTCGATATCGGCCTGCCGAAGATGGATGGCATCTCGGTGCTGGAAGCGTGGCGGCGCAACAGCCGCGCGATGCCGGTGCTGATCCTCACCGCGCGCGACCGCTGGAGCGACAAGGTGCAGGGCTTCGACGCCGGCGCCGACGATTACGTCGCCAAGCCGTTCCATCTCGAGGAAGTGCTGGCGCGGATCCGCGCGCTGCTGCGGCGGAGCGCCGGCCACGCGCAATCCGAACTGACCTGCGGCCCGGTGGTGCTCGACACCCGCACCGGCCGGGTCAGCGTCAGCGGCAATCCGGTGAAGCTGACCAGCCACGAATATCGGCTGCTCGCCTATCTGATGCACCACTCCGGCCGGGTGGTGTCGCGCACCGAGCTGGTCGAGCATCTGTACGATCAGGACTTCGACCGCGACAGCAACACCATCGAGGTGTTCGTCGGCCGCATCCGCAAGAAGCTCGGTGTCGACATCATCCAGACCGTGCGCGGGCTCGGCTATCTGCTGTCGCCGCCGGCCGCGGACGCGCATTAG
- a CDS encoding sensor histidine kinase has translation MTAKPSRRGSSLATRLFLSATAWVVVILAITGIALSSVYRGASERAFDRRLNLYLRTIIAEVATPDSNQEAFQSIGEPLFDLPLSGWYWQVVRTDGEKPETRASRSLWDRKLPRLEDQGIELGPSGVRHGYVDGPEGQTLRMVERPVDLGLDGKFIVTVAGDATEIFEETRTFDYYLAGTFLALSIGLVLTTIFQVRFGLAPLKRISESIADVRSGRAERLEGQFPVEIATLARETNALIEANREIVERARTHVGNLAHAIKTPLSVLVNEASARPGDPLAAKVMEQAELMRSQVTHHLERARIAARLTVIGTITEVEPVIEALRRTMEKIHRDRAIQVRAEVAPGLKFRGERQDLEEMVGNLVDNACKWAAGRVFIAVTGEKGDEPGGPPKLRIVVDDDGIGLSAEQRAIVARRGKRLDESKPGSGLGLAIVVDLAALYGGELKLDNAPIGGLRAELWLPAA, from the coding sequence GTGACCGCCAAACCATCCCGCCGCGGCAGCTCGCTCGCCACCCGGCTGTTCCTGTCGGCGACCGCGTGGGTGGTGGTGATCCTGGCGATCACCGGCATCGCGCTGTCGTCGGTGTATCGCGGCGCCTCGGAGCGGGCGTTCGACCGCCGGCTCAACCTCTATCTCCGCACCATCATCGCCGAGGTTGCGACCCCCGACTCCAACCAGGAGGCGTTCCAGTCGATCGGCGAGCCGCTGTTCGATCTGCCGTTGTCCGGCTGGTACTGGCAGGTGGTCCGCACCGACGGCGAGAAGCCGGAGACGCGCGCCTCGCGCTCCCTGTGGGACCGCAAGCTGCCGCGGCTGGAAGATCAGGGCATCGAGCTTGGCCCGTCCGGCGTGCGGCACGGCTATGTCGACGGACCGGAAGGCCAGACCCTGCGCATGGTCGAGCGGCCGGTCGATCTCGGCCTCGACGGCAAGTTCATCGTGACCGTCGCCGGCGACGCCACCGAGATTTTCGAAGAAACCCGCACCTTCGATTATTATCTCGCGGGCACCTTCCTGGCGCTGTCGATCGGCCTGGTGCTGACCACGATCTTCCAGGTCCGGTTCGGCCTCGCGCCGCTGAAGCGGATCTCGGAGTCGATCGCCGACGTTCGGTCCGGCCGGGCCGAGCGGCTGGAGGGCCAGTTCCCGGTCGAGATCGCGACGCTGGCGCGCGAGACCAACGCGCTGATCGAAGCCAACCGCGAAATCGTCGAGCGCGCCCGGACCCACGTCGGCAACCTGGCGCATGCGATCAAGACGCCGCTGTCGGTGCTGGTCAATGAGGCCAGCGCCCGCCCGGGCGATCCGCTGGCCGCGAAGGTGATGGAGCAGGCCGAGCTGATGCGCAGCCAGGTCACCCATCATCTGGAGCGCGCCCGGATCGCGGCGCGGCTCACCGTCATCGGCACCATCACCGAGGTCGAGCCGGTGATCGAGGCGCTGCGCCGGACCATGGAGAAGATCCACCGCGACCGTGCCATCCAGGTCCGCGCCGAGGTCGCGCCCGGCCTCAAGTTCCGCGGCGAGCGCCAGGACCTCGAGGAGATGGTCGGCAATCTGGTCGACAACGCCTGCAAATGGGCGGCCGGGCGGGTGTTCATCGCCGTCACCGGCGAGAAGGGCGACGAGCCGGGCGGTCCGCCCAAGCTGCGGATCGTGGTCGACGACGACGGTATTGGGCTGTCGGCCGAGCAGCGCGCGATCGTCGCCCGGCGCGGCAAGCGGCTCGACGAGAGCAAGCCCGGCTCCGGCCTCGGTCTGGCAATTGTCGTTGATCTTGCAGCGCTTTACGGCGGCGAGCTGAAGCTCGACAACGCCCCGATCGGCGGCCTGCGCGCCGAGCTATGGCTGCCTGCGGCATAA
- a CDS encoding RT0821/Lpp0805 family surface protein: protein MTMTSWGVKPLLLLTGALALAGCDRTSGLVARVDSFTSTATSDFGRNDGSAAVDAAAMGGLIGPKIGALLNAEDRRLAYAAELEALDRGESGAPVAWKNASSGRYGNIVPGPVYMKQGATCRGYSHAVTIGQQIEISRGTACRAQDGAPWTAQG, encoded by the coding sequence ATGACCATGACGTCTTGGGGGGTGAAGCCGCTGTTGCTGCTCACCGGCGCGCTGGCGCTGGCTGGGTGCGATCGTACGTCCGGGCTGGTGGCCCGGGTGGATTCCTTCACCAGCACCGCGACCTCGGATTTCGGCCGCAATGACGGCAGCGCCGCGGTCGATGCCGCCGCAATGGGCGGCCTGATCGGGCCGAAGATCGGCGCGCTGCTCAATGCCGAAGACCGCCGGCTGGCCTATGCGGCCGAGCTGGAAGCGCTCGATCGTGGCGAATCCGGAGCCCCGGTGGCGTGGAAGAACGCGTCCTCAGGCCGCTACGGCAACATCGTGCCCGGGCCGGTCTATATGAAGCAAGGCGCTACCTGCCGCGGCTACTCGCACGCGGTGACGATCGGCCAGCAGATCGAGATCTCCCGCGGCACCGCCTGCCGCGCTCAGGACGGCGCCCCCTGGACGGCGCAAGGCTGA
- the ccmI gene encoding c-type cytochrome biogenesis protein CcmI — MALWFVFAMMTAVAVFAVLWPLGRSVKAQRDGSEAAVYKDQLAEVDRDAAIGLIGPSEASAAKVEIGRRLLASAEAERTTPTTTRRGLRRLVALTALVGLPVLAVAIYLPLGSPTLPDEPLVARAKAPASSQPLDNLVAQVEAHLEKNPTDGRGWTVLAPVLAKTGRFEDAARAYRNAITYAGETADRRADLGEVLTSAAGGVVTADAKTEFERAVALNQDEAKARYFLGLAAEQDGRPKDAATIWRAMLEKAPADAPWRPMLQTELARVDGTAKQPALPEGAAAAVQNMSEADRAAMIQGMVAKLAARLKQNGDDVDGWLRLVRAYMVLGDTDKAKSAQTEARQAVADKPDRLKQLNDGLKGLGLDG; from the coding sequence ATGGCGCTTTGGTTTGTGTTCGCGATGATGACGGCCGTGGCGGTGTTCGCCGTGCTGTGGCCGCTCGGGCGTAGCGTCAAGGCGCAGCGCGATGGCAGCGAGGCGGCGGTCTACAAGGACCAACTCGCCGAGGTCGACCGCGATGCCGCGATCGGGCTGATCGGCCCCTCCGAAGCCTCCGCCGCCAAGGTCGAGATCGGCCGCCGGCTGCTCGCCAGCGCCGAGGCTGAACGCACCACCCCGACCACCACCCGCCGCGGCCTGCGCCGCTTGGTTGCGCTGACGGCGCTGGTCGGACTGCCGGTGCTTGCGGTCGCGATCTATCTGCCGCTTGGCTCGCCGACGCTGCCGGACGAGCCGCTGGTGGCGCGGGCCAAGGCGCCGGCCAGCTCGCAGCCGCTCGACAATCTGGTGGCCCAGGTCGAGGCGCATCTGGAGAAGAACCCGACCGACGGCCGCGGCTGGACCGTGCTGGCGCCGGTGCTGGCCAAGACCGGCCGGTTCGAGGATGCGGCGCGCGCCTATCGCAATGCGATTACTTACGCCGGCGAGACCGCGGACCGCCGCGCCGATCTCGGCGAGGTGCTGACTTCGGCGGCGGGCGGTGTCGTGACCGCCGACGCCAAGACCGAATTCGAGCGTGCGGTCGCGCTCAATCAGGATGAAGCCAAGGCGCGCTACTTCCTCGGCCTCGCTGCCGAACAGGATGGCCGCCCAAAGGACGCCGCGACGATCTGGCGCGCGATGCTGGAGAAGGCGCCGGCCGACGCGCCGTGGCGGCCGATGCTGCAGACCGAGCTCGCCCGCGTCGACGGCACCGCCAAGCAGCCGGCGTTGCCGGAAGGCGCGGCCGCTGCCGTGCAGAACATGAGCGAAGCCGATCGTGCCGCGATGATCCAGGGCATGGTCGCCAAGCTCGCCGCGCGACTGAAGCAGAACGGCGACGACGTCGACGGCTGGCTGCGGCTGGTGCGCGCCTATATGGTGCTCGGCGACACCGACAAGGCCAAGAGCGCGCAGACCGAAGCGCGCCAGGCGGTCGCCGACAAGCCCGACCGGCTGAAGCAGCTCAACGACGGCCTCAAGGGCCTCGGGCTCGACGGCTGA
- the ccmE gene encoding cytochrome c maturation protein CcmE, producing the protein MTRKQRRLLMIGGAGVVLIVAVGLVLNALRDSIVFFSTPKMVAEQHIEAGKRFRLGGVVEPGSLQRGEQLRVSFKVTDGAASLPVAYKGILPDLFREGQGVIAEGSLDKAGVFEADTVLAKHDEKYMPKEVADALKKDGHWKDDYGKKPPGETTAGQTSANAAEGGK; encoded by the coding sequence ATGACGCGTAAACAGCGGCGGTTGTTGATGATCGGGGGCGCCGGGGTGGTGCTCATCGTGGCGGTGGGGCTGGTGCTCAACGCGCTGCGCGACTCGATCGTGTTCTTCTCGACGCCGAAGATGGTGGCCGAACAGCACATCGAGGCCGGCAAGCGGTTCCGGCTCGGCGGCGTGGTCGAGCCCGGCTCGCTGCAGCGCGGCGAGCAACTCAGGGTGTCGTTCAAGGTCACCGACGGCGCGGCCAGCCTGCCGGTCGCCTACAAGGGCATTCTGCCGGACCTGTTCCGCGAAGGGCAGGGCGTGATCGCCGAAGGCTCGCTCGACAAGGCCGGCGTGTTCGAAGCCGACACCGTGCTCGCCAAGCACGACGAGAAGTACATGCCGAAGGAAGTCGCCGACGCCTTGAAGAAGGACGGCCACTGGAAGGACGACTACGGCAAGAAGCCCCCCGGTGAGACGACCGCGGGCCAGACCTCGGCGAATGCGGCGGAGGGCGGCAAATGA
- a CDS encoding heme lyase CcmF/NrfE family subunit, with the protein MIAEAGHYALVLALALALIQSTVPLLGARLNDGALMNVARSTALVQLLFAGLSFTALVWLHVTSDFSVVNVYENSHSMKPLLYKITGVWGNHEGSMLLWVAILALFGGLVAAFGNNLPLSLRAHVLAVQGWVATAFYLFILITSNPFARIANAPAEGRDLNPVLQDIGLAVHPPMLYLGYVGFSISFSFAAAALMEGRLDAAWARWVRPWTLVAWIFLTLGIAMGSYWAYYELGWGGWWFWDPVENASLMPWLAGTALLHSALVMEKRNALKVWTILLSILTFSLSLLGTFLVRSGVLTSVHAFATDPSRGVFILIILCVFIGGSLTLFAWRASSLKQGGLFAPISREGSLVLNNLFLTTACATVFVGTLYPLALEVLTGDKISVGAPFFNLTFGPLMVPLLVAVPFGPLLAWKRGDLVGAAQRLIAAGVVALLAVSFVYAWVHGGAVLAPLAIGLAVFVILGALIDIAERIALFRGPLSISLRRASGLPRSAWGTMFAHAALGVTLIGIVCETTWNSEYIAAMKPGDSTKLAGYEFKFEGANQRQGPNYRELLTQFTVTENGRLVGGMAPSKRSFITRGSSTTEAALLTRGFSQLYISLGDLNDQGAVTVRIYHKPMVLLIWFGPILMALGGLLSLSDRRLRVGAPKPAKAPRVLQPAE; encoded by the coding sequence ATGATCGCCGAGGCCGGGCACTACGCACTGGTTCTGGCGCTGGCTCTGGCGCTGATCCAGTCCACCGTTCCGCTGCTCGGCGCGCGGCTCAATGACGGCGCGCTGATGAACGTGGCGCGCTCGACCGCGCTGGTGCAGTTGCTGTTCGCTGGCCTGTCGTTCACCGCGCTGGTGTGGCTGCACGTCACCTCCGACTTCTCGGTGGTGAACGTGTACGAGAACTCCCACTCGATGAAGCCGCTGCTCTACAAGATCACCGGCGTGTGGGGGAACCACGAAGGCTCGATGCTGCTGTGGGTGGCGATCCTGGCGCTGTTCGGCGGCCTGGTCGCGGCGTTCGGCAACAACCTGCCGCTGTCGCTCCGCGCCCACGTGTTGGCTGTTCAGGGCTGGGTCGCAACTGCGTTCTATCTGTTCATCCTGATCACCTCGAACCCGTTCGCGCGGATTGCCAATGCGCCGGCCGAAGGCCGCGATCTCAACCCGGTGCTGCAGGATATCGGTCTCGCGGTGCATCCGCCGATGCTGTACCTCGGCTATGTCGGGTTCTCGATTTCGTTCTCGTTCGCCGCCGCGGCGCTGATGGAAGGCCGGCTCGACGCCGCCTGGGCGCGCTGGGTGCGGCCGTGGACACTGGTCGCCTGGATCTTCCTCACCCTCGGCATCGCGATGGGCTCGTATTGGGCCTACTACGAACTCGGCTGGGGCGGCTGGTGGTTCTGGGACCCGGTCGAGAACGCCTCGCTGATGCCGTGGCTCGCCGGCACCGCGCTCTTGCACTCGGCGCTGGTGATGGAGAAGCGCAACGCGCTGAAGGTCTGGACCATCCTGCTGTCGATCCTGACCTTCTCGCTGTCGCTGCTCGGCACCTTCCTGGTGCGCTCCGGCGTGCTCACCTCGGTGCACGCCTTCGCCACCGATCCGTCGCGCGGCGTGTTCATCCTGATCATCCTGTGCGTGTTCATCGGCGGCAGCCTGACGCTGTTCGCCTGGCGGGCTTCGTCGCTCAAGCAGGGCGGTCTGTTCGCGCCGATCTCGCGCGAAGGCTCGCTGGTGCTGAACAATCTGTTCCTCACCACCGCCTGCGCCACCGTGTTCGTCGGCACGCTGTATCCGCTGGCGCTGGAAGTGCTGACCGGCGACAAGATCTCGGTCGGCGCGCCGTTCTTCAATCTCACCTTCGGCCCGCTGATGGTGCCGCTGCTGGTCGCGGTGCCGTTTGGTCCGCTGCTGGCCTGGAAGCGCGGCGATCTGGTCGGCGCCGCGCAGCGGCTGATCGCCGCCGGCGTGGTGGCGCTGCTGGCGGTCTCCTTCGTGTACGCCTGGGTCCATGGCGGCGCGGTGCTGGCGCCGCTGGCGATCGGGCTTGCGGTGTTCGTCATCCTCGGCGCGCTGATCGACATCGCCGAGCGCATTGCGCTGTTCCGCGGTCCGCTGTCGATCTCGCTGCGCCGGGCCTCCGGCCTGCCGCGCTCGGCCTGGGGCACGATGTTCGCCCATGCGGCGCTCGGCGTGACGCTGATCGGCATCGTCTGCGAGACCACCTGGAACAGCGAGTACATCGCCGCGATGAAGCCGGGGGACAGCACCAAGCTCGCCGGCTACGAGTTCAAGTTCGAAGGCGCCAATCAGCGCCAGGGACCGAACTATCGCGAGTTGCTGACGCAGTTCACGGTGACCGAGAACGGCCGGCTGGTCGGCGGCATGGCGCCGTCGAAGCGTAGCTTCATCACCCGCGGCTCCTCCACCACCGAGGCGGCGCTGCTGACCCGCGGCTTCAGCCAGCTCTACATCTCGCTCGGCGATCTCAACGACCAGGGCGCGGTGACGGTGCGGATCTATCACAAGCCGATGGTGCTGCTGATCTGGTTCGGCCCGATCCTGATGGCGCTCGGCGGCCTGCTGTCGCTGTCCGATCGCCGCTTGCGGGTCGGTGCGCCGAAACCCGCCAAGGCGCCGCGCGTACTGCAGCCGGCCGAGTAG
- a CDS encoding cytochrome c-type biogenesis protein codes for MRKLVAALFIVFATVVASPLAHAVQPDEVMADPKQESRARELSRELRCMVCQNQSIDDSDATLAKDLRLLVRERIAAGDSNKQVIDYLVSRYGEFVLLKPRFETHTLLLWLLPPLVLVAGGLGLWLHIRRRSRDAARASDAPKPLSADEQARLDKLLAEGADQAP; via the coding sequence ATGCGGAAGCTAGTCGCCGCTCTGTTCATCGTGTTCGCGACCGTCGTCGCGTCGCCGCTGGCGCATGCGGTGCAGCCCGACGAGGTGATGGCCGATCCGAAGCAGGAGTCGCGGGCGCGCGAGCTATCGCGCGAGCTGCGCTGCATGGTGTGCCAGAACCAGTCGATCGACGATTCCGACGCGACGCTCGCGAAGGACCTGCGGCTGCTGGTGCGCGAGCGGATCGCGGCCGGCGACAGCAACAAGCAGGTGATCGACTATCTCGTCTCGCGCTACGGCGAGTTCGTGCTCCTGAAGCCGCGGTTCGAGACGCACACGCTGCTGCTGTGGCTGCTGCCGCCGCTGGTGCTGGTCGCCGGCGGCCTCGGCCTGTGGCTGCACATCCGCCGACGCAGCCGCGACGCCGCCCGTGCCAGCGACGCCCCGAAGCCGCTCAGTGCCGACGAGCAGGCGCGGCTCGACAAGCTGCTGGCCGAGGGCGCGGATCAAGCGCCCTAA